A window of the Oscillospiraceae bacterium genome harbors these coding sequences:
- the accD gene encoding acetyl-CoA carboxylase, carboxyltransferase subunit beta yields the protein MDKFLGIFKKAANSLEPGGINQKQPGEEYLQCPVCKRYEPQHIIAKNSAVCPWCGHHYQISARSRLKLVTDRASFNELFTEISSGNPLTFPGYNNKIAKARNDSGETEAVICGSASITGLSAAVFIMEAKFMMGSMGSAVGEKLTRLFEYATEKSLPVVGFCASGGARMQEGILSLMQMAKVSGAVERHGSAENLFISVLTNPTTGGVTASFAMQSDIILCEPGALVGFAGRRVIEKTTRKKLPADFQSAEFVLSHGFIDNIVPRSELKAVLGRLLSQHIRNGGGQE from the coding sequence ATGGATAAATTCTTGGGAATTTTCAAAAAAGCTGCGAATTCACTTGAACCCGGAGGAATCAATCAAAAGCAACCGGGTGAGGAATATTTACAATGTCCTGTCTGCAAACGATACGAGCCTCAGCATATAATTGCAAAAAACAGCGCCGTTTGCCCCTGGTGCGGACATCATTATCAAATAAGCGCGCGCAGCCGGCTTAAGCTTGTTACCGACCGCGCGAGCTTTAATGAGCTTTTTACAGAGATATCAAGCGGAAATCCTCTTACTTTTCCCGGATACAACAACAAAATAGCAAAGGCGCGCAACGATTCGGGAGAAACCGAAGCGGTAATATGCGGGAGTGCGTCAATAACAGGCCTCTCTGCGGCAGTCTTCATAATGGAAGCAAAATTTATGATGGGCAGTATGGGAAGCGCGGTCGGAGAGAAGCTCACGCGTCTGTTTGAATATGCGACAGAAAAGTCGCTTCCGGTCGTCGGCTTTTGTGCGTCGGGCGGCGCGCGTATGCAGGAAGGCATATTATCCTTGATGCAGATGGCAAAGGTGAGCGGAGCCGTCGAGAGACACGGATCGGCAGAAAACCTGTTCATTTCAGTTTTGACAAATCCGACCACCGGCGGAGTAACGGCAAGCTTTGCCATGCAGAGCGATATTATTCTCTGTGAGCCGGGGGCATTGGTCGGCTTTGCCGGCAGGCGGGTCATCGAGAAAACCACACGCAAAAAGCTTCCGGCTGATTTTCAGAGCGCTGAATTTGTCCTTTCGCACGGCTTTATTGACAACATCGTTCCGAGAAGCGAACTGAAAGCCGTTCTCGGCAGGCTTTTATCACAGCACATAAGAAACGGAGGCGGACAAGAATGA
- a CDS encoding biotin carboxylase N-terminal domain-containing protein has protein sequence MIAKILIANRSEAAVRIIRACREMGIKTVAVFSEAERDSLHVALADESVCVGGAYSGDSYLNMERIVSAAIATGAVGIHPGCGFLSENADFARLCEAQDLLFIGPDSECIRSLGEKSRAREIAASAGVPTVPGTGVIKSEEEALKFATEIGYPVLVKASLGGGGKGIRRANDAESLRGAFSAASGEAKKAFGCADVYIEKYLTHIRHIEVQLLADNYGKIITLGERDCSLQKNNQKVIEETPCPAISDRLRSSLKDAAIAVAREAGYKNAGTVEFLVDEKENFYFIEMNTRLQVEHGVTEEISGIDIVKWQIRIAAQIPLPDEFEHVALQGASIECRINAGESGKIDFLHAPSGVRIHFDSALFSGSTVLPYYDSMLGKLVVWAPNRAEAIRRMNSALCETAITGIATNIDELLHVISSREFVDGNYDTAFYSEYIKGIK, from the coding sequence ATGATAGCAAAAATACTTATTGCCAACCGTTCGGAGGCGGCGGTGAGGATCATTCGCGCCTGCCGTGAAATGGGTATTAAAACAGTTGCGGTCTTTTCGGAAGCGGAACGGGATTCGCTGCATGTTGCGCTTGCGGACGAAAGCGTCTGTGTCGGCGGAGCGTATTCCGGCGACAGCTATTTGAATATGGAGAGGATCGTCAGCGCGGCGATAGCCACAGGAGCGGTCGGTATTCACCCCGGCTGCGGCTTTCTGTCTGAAAATGCTGATTTCGCAAGGCTGTGCGAGGCGCAGGATCTGCTTTTCATAGGTCCTGACAGTGAATGTATACGTTCTCTGGGCGAAAAAAGCCGCGCGCGTGAAATTGCCGCAAGCGCGGGCGTTCCGACCGTACCGGGCACCGGAGTGATCAAAAGCGAAGAAGAAGCTTTAAAATTTGCGACTGAAATAGGATATCCTGTTTTGGTCAAGGCAAGCCTCGGAGGGGGCGGAAAAGGCATACGCCGCGCGAATGACGCGGAATCACTGCGCGGAGCATTTTCGGCAGCTTCAGGAGAAGCAAAAAAAGCATTCGGATGCGCTGATGTATATATAGAAAAATATTTAACTCATATCAGACATATAGAGGTTCAGCTGCTTGCCGATAATTACGGCAAAATTATAACATTAGGCGAACGCGACTGCTCGCTTCAGAAGAATAATCAGAAGGTTATAGAGGAAACGCCATGTCCGGCGATTTCGGATCGGCTGAGAAGCTCGCTTAAGGATGCGGCTATCGCTGTCGCGCGGGAAGCGGGATATAAAAACGCTGGTACTGTAGAGTTTCTTGTCGATGAAAAAGAAAATTTTTATTTTATCGAGATGAACACGCGTTTACAGGTTGAACACGGGGTTACGGAGGAAATCAGCGGAATCGATATAGTAAAGTGGCAGATAAGAATTGCCGCGCAGATCCCGTTGCCTGATGAATTCGAACATGTTGCTCTTCAGGGCGCTTCAATTGAATGCCGCATTAATGCCGGAGAATCCGGGAAGATTGATTTTCTTCACGCGCCGAGCGGCGTGAGGATTCACTTCGATTCAGCTCTTTTTAGCGGCAGTACTGTTTTGCCTTATTATGATTCCATGCTCGGAAAGCTGGTGGTATGGGCGCCAAACCGTGCCGAAGCCATACGTAGAATGAATTCGGCTTTGTGCGAAACAGCGATCACCGGCATTGCGACCAATATCGACGAGCTGCTTCATGTGATTTCGTCGCGTGAATTTGTCGACGGCAATTACGACACGGCATTTTATTCTGAATACATCAAGGGTATTAAATAA
- the accA gene encoding carboxyltransferase subunit alpha: MTSYERLLAARSPDRPTALKYIERIFERRTELHGDRCFGDDPAMLGGIGELGGIVVTYLGIERGRNTEERIACGFGSAMPEGYRKAYRLMKQAEKFNRPVVCFVDTAGAACGEEAEARGQGQAIAQNLVLMQGLKVPVISIIIGEGGSGGALGIAVANRVYMLKNSVYSVISAEGCAEILLKDVSRACEIAESLKITSEDMISMSVSDGVFDEDFDNFDSMCGNISERLFADIQELSAISKDELLAQRYARFRKIGIFNEN; encoded by the coding sequence ATGACATCGTATGAAAGATTATTGGCGGCGCGTTCGCCTGACCGTCCTACCGCGTTAAAATATATTGAGCGTATTTTTGAACGGCGTACTGAGCTGCATGGCGACCGGTGCTTTGGCGACGATCCCGCGATGCTCGGCGGAATAGGAGAGCTGGGCGGTATTGTCGTCACCTATCTCGGAATAGAGCGCGGACGGAACACCGAGGAGAGGATTGCCTGCGGCTTCGGATCGGCGATGCCGGAGGGATACCGTAAAGCATACCGGCTTATGAAGCAGGCTGAAAAATTCAATCGTCCGGTTGTGTGCTTTGTGGATACCGCCGGCGCGGCATGCGGCGAAGAAGCGGAAGCGCGCGGACAGGGTCAGGCGATAGCGCAGAATCTTGTTTTGATGCAGGGCCTTAAGGTTCCTGTAATCTCGATAATAATAGGTGAAGGCGGCAGCGGAGGCGCGCTCGGAATAGCGGTCGCGAACCGGGTGTATATGCTGAAAAATTCGGTTTACTCCGTCATATCGGCAGAGGGCTGCGCTGAAATCCTGCTTAAGGACGTATCCCGCGCGTGCGAAATAGCTGAAAGCCTTAAAATCACATCGGAGGATATGATTTCAATGTCGGTCTCCGACGGAGTGTTCGATGAGGATTTTGATAATTTCGATTCCATGTGCGGCAATATCAGCGAGCGGCTTTTTGCCGATATTCAGGAATTATCGGCCATATCAAAGGATGAGCTTTTAGCTCAGCGTTATGCGAGGTTCCGTAAAATTGGGATTTTCAATGAAAATTAA